The following are encoded in a window of Trichocoleus sp. genomic DNA:
- a CDS encoding zinc ribbon domain-containing protein: MSPAYLGNLGNGQQLYLENQAAETLLTLSSNAPGQQQSQSTRFQTGSWQAPPTLQETSLGWIVQILTAQGDRYIQVQSQGMQLVTQLNAEPIASLPLQPIASSSVPSRMQPMQPMQPMQPMQPMKMGNMEMSIEPMQMRLGNMEMSIGKPESSEPQFCSQCGNSLGKGDRFCSQCGHRIMIDG; the protein is encoded by the coding sequence ATGTCCCCCGCTTACCTCGGCAATTTGGGCAACGGACAACAGCTTTATCTAGAAAACCAGGCGGCAGAAACCCTGCTCACCCTAAGCAGCAACGCTCCCGGACAGCAACAGAGCCAGAGTACCCGCTTTCAAACTGGATCATGGCAGGCTCCACCGACGCTACAGGAAACAAGTCTTGGCTGGATTGTCCAAATTTTGACAGCACAGGGCGATCGATACATCCAGGTGCAAAGCCAGGGAATGCAGCTTGTAACGCAACTCAATGCTGAGCCGATCGCCTCTCTCCCACTGCAACCGATCGCCAGCTCATCTGTTCCCTCCAGGATGCAGCCCATGCAACCGATGCAGCCTATGCAACCGATGCAACCAATGAAGATGGGCAATATGGAAATGTCGATCGAGCCGATGCAGATGCGGTTGGGCAACATGGAAATGTCGATCGGCAAGCCGGAATCTTCCGAACCGCAGTTTTGTTCGCAGTGTGGGAACTCATTGGGGAAGGGCGATCGGTTTTGTTCTCAGTGTGGACATCGGATAATGATTGATGGGTAA